In one Rhodococcus sp. B50 genomic region, the following are encoded:
- a CDS encoding acyl-CoA dehydrogenase family protein: MNITEFRTAVRAWLDENDLTPGPDHSFDAQVEQLARVRRELFDAGWMRYGWPEEVGGLGGDAVLRAVLGEEVATRDLAEPGIYSMIEVLAPTMISYARPELAAEMVPKLLRGEEQWCQGFSEPGSGSDLASLSTRAEQRGDDWVINGQKVWTSLAQFASRCVLLTRTAPGHKGITAFFVDMDTPGITVRPLRTMHGVDEFAEVYFDDVVVPADRMLGNPGDGWKLAMDLLPHERSTCFWHRIAYLFTRLDRLVDETDSAADDELGAAYLALHTVRCRSLATQQRLASGAPLGPETSVDKILLATAEQQLFDTARDLLPGVLELSDVEWRTEFLYSRAATIYGGTAEIQRNIVARRLLDLGAE; the protein is encoded by the coding sequence ATGAACATCACCGAGTTCAGGACCGCCGTCCGCGCCTGGCTCGACGAGAACGATCTGACCCCCGGCCCGGATCACTCGTTCGACGCCCAGGTCGAACAACTCGCTCGCGTGCGACGGGAACTCTTCGACGCGGGCTGGATGCGCTACGGCTGGCCCGAGGAGGTCGGCGGGCTCGGCGGCGACGCCGTCCTGCGTGCCGTGCTCGGCGAAGAGGTCGCGACGCGCGATCTCGCAGAACCGGGCATCTATTCGATGATCGAGGTACTGGCACCCACCATGATCTCCTACGCGCGACCCGAGCTCGCGGCGGAGATGGTGCCGAAACTGTTGCGCGGCGAAGAACAGTGGTGCCAGGGCTTCTCGGAGCCCGGATCGGGCAGCGACCTCGCGTCGCTGTCCACCCGGGCCGAACAGCGCGGCGACGACTGGGTGATCAACGGGCAGAAGGTCTGGACGTCGCTCGCGCAGTTCGCCTCCCGCTGCGTGCTGCTCACCCGAACGGCACCGGGACACAAGGGCATCACCGCCTTCTTCGTCGACATGGACACCCCGGGCATCACCGTCCGACCGCTGCGCACGATGCACGGCGTCGACGAGTTCGCCGAGGTGTACTTCGACGACGTGGTCGTTCCGGCCGACCGGATGCTGGGCAATCCCGGTGACGGCTGGAAGCTCGCGATGGATCTGCTGCCGCACGAACGATCGACGTGCTTCTGGCACCGCATCGCCTATCTGTTCACGCGGCTGGATCGACTTGTGGACGAGACGGATTCGGCGGCCGACGACGAACTCGGTGCGGCCTACCTCGCACTGCACACCGTGCGGTGCCGGTCGCTCGCGACCCAGCAGCGACTCGCGTCGGGCGCACCGCTCGGTCCCGAGACGTCGGTCGACAAGATCCTCCTCGCGACCGCCGAACAGCAGTTGTTCGACACCGCCCGAGATCTGCTGCCCGGCGTGCTCGAACTGTCCGACGTCGAATGGCGGACCGAATTCCTGTATTCCCGTGCGGCGACGATCTACGGCGGCACGGCCGAGATCCAACGCAACATCGTCGCGCGCCGACTTCTCGATCTGGGGGCGGAGTGA
- a CDS encoding nuclear transport factor 2 family protein — protein sequence MSTTDRSITDDLVEINQLLARYAVNMTKNDVEGVVSVFTPDGTYSAFGDAFPLDRFPELVAAAPKGLFMTGTALIDIDGDTATGTQPLCFVEHSTHDMRIGYYNDTYVRTADGWRLRTRAMTFIRRSGTHDSGIPHAFEPA from the coding sequence ATGTCCACAACTGACCGTTCGATCACCGACGATCTCGTCGAGATCAACCAGCTGCTCGCCCGCTACGCAGTGAACATGACGAAGAACGACGTCGAGGGCGTCGTCTCGGTGTTCACCCCCGACGGCACCTACAGCGCATTCGGCGACGCATTCCCGCTCGACCGGTTCCCCGAGCTCGTCGCGGCCGCACCGAAGGGCCTGTTCATGACGGGCACGGCCCTCATCGACATCGACGGCGATACCGCGACCGGCACCCAGCCGTTGTGCTTCGTCGAGCATTCCACCCACGACATGCGGATCGGCTACTACAACGACACCTACGTCCGCACGGCCGACGGCTGGCGTCTGCGCACCCGCGCAATGACCTTCATCCGCCGCAGCGGAACCCACGACTCCGGCATCCCCCACGCCTTCGAACCGGCATGA
- a CDS encoding acyl-CoA dehydrogenase family protein, which yields MESTTGAALDTALIDLGWHDMLTEMPEDTIPMVFRLLGETGAHAPVINDVVLVDAGRAAGGVVPLPYTGGRWIEWAREDRGTTALDAELPIATARSGDPVPVAAARRALGWWLVGTSRAMLDLARTHALDRTQFGKPIAGFQAVRHRLAETYVAVEGAEATLRAATDELGSLLAKAAAGRAAIIAARHCQQVLGGIGFTAEHDLHRHIKRALVLDGLLGSSRELTREAGAIIRSEGSAPRLVHL from the coding sequence ATGGAGAGCACAACCGGTGCCGCTCTCGACACGGCCCTGATCGACCTGGGCTGGCACGACATGCTCACCGAGATGCCCGAGGACACCATCCCCATGGTGTTCCGGTTGCTCGGCGAGACCGGCGCTCATGCTCCGGTGATCAACGACGTCGTGCTCGTCGATGCGGGTCGCGCAGCCGGTGGGGTCGTCCCGCTCCCCTACACCGGTGGACGGTGGATCGAATGGGCGCGCGAGGACCGGGGCACCACCGCCCTCGACGCCGAACTGCCGATCGCGACAGCCCGTTCGGGTGATCCCGTGCCGGTCGCCGCGGCGCGTCGCGCACTCGGCTGGTGGCTGGTCGGAACGAGCCGGGCGATGCTCGATCTGGCCCGCACACACGCTCTCGACCGCACCCAGTTCGGCAAGCCGATCGCCGGGTTCCAAGCCGTGCGGCACCGGCTCGCCGAGACATACGTCGCCGTCGAGGGAGCAGAAGCCACCCTACGTGCAGCCACCGACGAGCTCGGTTCCCTGCTGGCGAAGGCCGCCGCCGGCCGTGCGGCGATCATTGCCGCACGGCACTGCCAGCAGGTCCTCGGTGGGATCGGTTTCACCGCCGAGCACGACCTGCATCGGCATATCAAGCGCGCGCTGGTGCTCGACGGCCTGCTCGGCAGTTCACGCGAACTGACCCGCGAGGCCGGCGCGATCATCCGGTCCGAGGGCTCGGCTCCGCGCCTGGTCCACCTCTGA